The segment TTGCTTAGCAATACTTGGTACTAGATATTTGAAGGCTTTAATATCGTTTTGAGTAATACTAGCTTGGTTTGCACTTCCCTGAGCAGTACCTATTATATAATCTTTGAAGAAAACAGATTTAAGAAGATAATATAGATACTGTCGATTAGTCCCTTTCTTTGCCCTTACCCTAACCGCGTTTTGGTTTAATAGAGAATGACTTAATTCAGCTGGCACTTTTATTACTTTTCCTACAACGGAAGCAGGATTGTTTGGCCATGATCCGACTGTCGTTATTACAATGTCATTACTCAATAATTCATATCTTGAGTACTGACCAGCCTTCGAAGCATCAATACAAATGCAGCTATTCACATCAATTGAGTCCCATGTCAGGTTTGAAACCTTTACAACTTTCACTCCAGCATTCTGGAAATCGGCAGACTTGAAAGCAAAACCCTTTTGGAATTCAGCGATTTCATCAAGGGTAACTTCTTCTTTAACATCAAAAATCAAATCCGATCCCTCCAAGCCGCTTACGAATCTCATCTTCCAAATGTCGCGATTTAGCGAACTGCTCAGCCAGCTCTGATGTAAGTCTAACCATCTTATCCTCAAATGGCTCGCTATCTTCTTCGACATCCTCAATACCTACATACCGTCCAGGTGTCAAAATATATTCATGCTCTTGCACTTCACAAGTTTCGCAGCTTTGCAGAAACCTTTAACATCCTCATATACCCCGGCTTCGGCCTGACCGCGCCAAGCGTGGTATGTATTCGCAATCTTCTTGATATCTTCCGTAGTCAGCTCACGATGCGTACGATCGACCATTTGTCCCATTTTACGGGCATCGATAAACAGAATTTCACCGCGACGATCACGGAGCCCTCTTGGAGCCTTGTTCTTCGCCATGAACCAAAGACAGACAGGGATCTGCGTCGAATAGAATAACTGCCCAGGAAGTGTAACGATACAATCCACTAAATCCGCATTTACCAGCTTGCTCCGAATGTCCAATTCAGCCACTGTACTCGTGGACATTGAGCCATTTGCCAAAATGAAACCGGCTACACCGCTTGGAGCCAGCTTGTTCACCATGTGCTGAATCCAAGCATAGTTGGCATTGCCTGCTGGTGGAATTCCATAAGTCCAACGGGCGTCTTCTGTTAACCGATCGCCGCCCCAATCACTAATGTTGAACGGAGGATTGGCCAGTATGAAATCGGCCTTAAGATTCTTGTGAAGATCGTTATGAAATGTATCCGCATGATGTTCACCCAAGTTACTGTCGAGACCACGGATCGCCAAGTTCATTTTGCACAGCTTCCAAGTCGTCGGGTTTGATTCTTGGCCATACACAGCGATATCTCCGAGCTTACCTTGATGCTCTTCAACGAACTTCTCGCTCTGAACGAACATGCCGCCAGATCCGCAGCAAGGGTCATAAACACGACCCTTAAATGGCTCAATTATCTCAACGAGCAAGCGGACAACGCTGTTCGGCGTATAGAATTCGCCGCCGTTTTTGCCCTCCGCACTAGCAAACTTGCTAAGGAAGTATTCATACACACGTCCGAGTATATCCTTGGAACGGCTGTCTTCATCGCCAACCTTGAACGAGAACAAGTCAATAACTTCACCAAGGCGCGTTTTATCTAGGGCAGGTCTAGCATAATCCTTCGGCAAGACACCTTTAAGCGAGGGGTTTTCCTTCTCGATTTCAATCATCGCTTGGTCAATGATTTGGCCAATTTCCGGTTTCTTCGCATTGTTCTTAATGTAGCTCCAACGAGCATCCTTAGGCACCCAGAAGATATTCGCGGCAACATATTCGTCCCGATCCTCGGGATCCGCATAGGTTCATTCTTCAGTTCTTCATATTTCTCTTCAAAAGCATCCGACACATATTTAAGGAATAGCAGGCCTAATACGACGTGCTTATACTCCGCAGCATCCATGCTGCCGCGCAGCTTGTCGGCCATGCTCCATAATTTTTCTTCAAAACCCAAGTTCGCTGTTACCATTAGCAAGCTCCTCTTTAAATATTCTTTGATAAACTTCTTGTTTCGCTTGTTCCCATCTTACGTGGGCTTCCAGAATAACAGCTTTGTATCGTTTCTTTTCGTCCAAATAATGGGCAACCAATTGATGCTGCTTCTCTTCTGGTAGTGTAGGAATTTCGATTTCTCCAACATCTGAAGGATTCAAGTTCATGACCGTTGTTCCCCGCTGGAAGCTTTGAATAAACGCCATCCCTGTCGGACTCTCTAAAAAAAGCCTTACAAATTGAGCCAATAAATTCGACTTAAACCGAAGTACGATAATGTTGGCGGAGGCAATCACCATTTCTTCGCTGTCGGGGAAGATCGCGAGTTTAATCACGGTTCCTCTGCATGTCATGACCAGATCACCGGGAAGCACTTCATAACGCTTCACCTTACGCTCTTCTTCGTCGATAGTCTCAAGCCCTTCTAACTTAACCTCGCCATCATCCATATTGGAAATATTCAGCACTCTGATCTTACCTGTCTTCAATTCTTGCTTCGAGATTGCTTTACCGCGGAATATATCCGCCATGTTGCGAAGCTTTTCCTTCGGCATGGCTGCCTCCTGGAACGAGCGCAACTTCTCCTGATCTTCGTCGAGCAGTAGATCGATCCTCCAATTGTCCCATAACTGGAACTGATCCGGATGAATCATCACTTCCCGGTCAATCTCCAGATTGTGCTTCCGTATAATTAATCTTCCTATCCGAACCTCTCGTGGACTTTCCTTACCGAATTCCACCTGATATGTCCTAACCGAGGTAAAAGGCCTGAACAAGCCATCCGGAAGCGTATAAATTGATTGAACTGGTGCTTCGATGTTCATCTCTTGTCTCCAGCTTGCGATTGCTCCCCCTTGGAACATCATGCGTGGCGGGAAAGTCACGCTTAGTCTGCCTCTCTCCTGCAGTACAGGCAGCAGGAAACTGACGGCTGCCCCCTCCGATTCTCGAATCGAGATTTCATCTTCATCCTGAAGCTTTAGTCCAAAGGTTGGAATGGACAGAATCGCGTCGAATCTCTCTTCCATTTGCAACGGCTGGTAGATGCTCCCTTGAATTACGGTAATCCGAGGATTCAATTCAAAGTATATTTTCAGTAAACGGCAGAGCATATAGTTTTCCGACAGAAACGTGATGTGAAGATCACCCATGTAGCATTTCGTCTCGTATAGACCTTGTAGAAACTTCTCCGTCTCTGTTATGAGAATGGAGCTAAACTGGCTTTGGTCGCACATTTCGATAAAGCGTTCCATGATTCCGGGATGCGCCATAAGCGTCCCGGTTATTCGATCCTGCTGCAGCGTGCGTAATGCATACTCCAGCAGGTCCAGTTCTTTGCCCGCATGGTACAGCCGGCGGAATAGATCCCGATCCCCAGGGAAATGCCCCAGCTCCCGTTCACCGACTTGCTCTTTCATCCATTGGAGTAGCTCCTCTGCGCTCGCCTCCTGTTCCCATTCGATAGTTTTATGCCGCTCAATCGACTGGCGGGTGCAATTCACTCGAATCGCCTCCCGCAAAAGCTGATCCCTTGAATGAATCTCATGAAGCAAGCATAAATTCCAAAACGATTCAATCACTCAATCACCTTCTTTCTTGCATGACATATTCAATGAAAGATAAGTTTAGGACCTAGAATTTCCGGTTTTGGCCAAAACCTCATCCGGAATAATTCCTAAAAAATAATTTTCAATGTATTCCCAGAATCGATCGTTGTCCACTTCATTTTCGAACAAGTGGGTTAACATCGCCACAGATAGGTAATGCCTTTCTTTTACATTCTCCAAAATATAGTTTATATATCTCGCTGGGTTTTGTATGCTGCGTTCGATTTGCATACGGGAGTTGATACGAAGGAATATTTCGGGATTATCCCCGCCATTCACGCGATAGATCAAATTGCCCAGAGCTTCTAGTATACCAAGAAGAATAAATGTTTTCTCTACTTTCTCGGGGCTTACCTTCGGCAAGAACATTGTAACGTGACTTGGTTCGGTATTGATTTGCTGTCCTTGGTTGAGGATTTGTCTCCATTCAATCTTGATCCAATCCAGAAATCCCGCATACCCACTGTTCTGGATGGAGTATTTCTCCTTCGATTCGCTATACTTCATAAATCGCTGATAGAAGTTGGAATGTTTCTGCATAATCCGATCATAATGGTCCGCACTATGAATCAGAATTGAGGCCAGATTTTCACAAAAATATTTATCGCCCTTTATTTTCTTCTTCAACTCTGCCGCAAATTCTGATATGGAGAAGTAGCTTCGTTCCTTGGCGTATGCGCCGAATATATCCGCGATTAGCTCTAATTGATGGTTCAGCTCATTCGTGAACTGATCACGGTGTACTGATTTAAGCACAAGTTGCAGCTGTAAGACGGGCAGAAGATTAACTAAAAAAGGCAGTCCTAGATCCTCATCTTTCGAATGAAATTTATATTTGAATTGAGGAAATGATAAGCTCTGAAACCGCGATTCCCACAAATTCTTCATATCACAGGTGTAGATATTGCCATACACCGTCTTATGTCCTTCTGCAACCTTTTTAAAGTATCTACCGTATCGCTCCAGAATTTGCTGCTCTTGATCTTTCTGTATCATAAAGTACTCTTTTGCAAATACACTTCTCGGACGAGCGATAATAGGCGAGTACCCCATTTTGGCTTTAAAATCCTTCTCGATAATCAATAAAGCTGTCTTCAGCTTATTATCGACTTCATCACTAGCCTCGGCGCCTTGCTGGAATATATATCGAAATTCCTCCGCATTGACAAGAAGATGACGCACATTGCTGCTGTGCTTATTTTCGTTAATAAGTTGAACAACTTTTGCCATCACTTGAACTAGTTGCTGCTTACGAATTGTCGAGATTCCATGCAGTCGATTAACATGAACGAAGTCCTTGGGCAAGAAATCAAAATAAGCGTATCCCCGCTCCAGTGCCCTTGCAGCACGTCCAATCTCCTGAACATAGTCACATACATTCCCAGTTGGGGCGAAGTGATACACATTCACAATGTCGGGTAGATCGATACCCATTCCGAACGCTTTGGTTGCAAGCATGACTAGCGATTCACCCTCCTTGAACCGTTTGTAGTTTCCGTTTTTGAGATCTTTAGAGAGAGGACCGTAATAAGACGTAAGATGTTGACGCAATCGCTCGCTCGCAAAGATCTTGCTGAATTCATGAAACTGATTAATTAATCCGACTGTGGGGAAATAGACAAGCGTTTTTTCGTCTTTGGCCAGGTATTGTTCTAACCTGAATACAAGCACCTTGAATTTATCCTCCAGATATTCCTTAAACCTTTCCTTCGACTGGCTGGATTTCTTAATGCGAACCTCCAGATCATCCCGCTTCACATATCCAAAGTAGCTAATGGGATTAATGAGATTTAGGCTGTCTCTTGTTTCCGCGTACATATCCTCTACTCCGCCATAAATTGCAGTTGCAGTAAAGGTAGCAATGGGGAACTGCATTTCCTTCTTGCGTAGGCGTTGGAGGTAACTCCCCAAATACCAGTAGTCCGAGCGAAATGCTTTCCCCCATGTTGTGACGATATGTGCCTCGTCGATCACGAACAGACCTATCTCTCGGTCTCCGATTAATTGCGCAATATCGGAGCGACTAAGTAGCGTCTCTGGCGAAATATAGAGAATGGAAATTTCTCTTGTCCGAATCCGTTCAATGATGCCCATCTTCTCAACCGGCGTAATTTCAGAATTAATCGTTGCGGACATGTGCACATTGCGATCCATCAGGCCTTGTACCTGATCCGTCATCAAACCGATTAACGGAGAGATAACGATGGTCATTAGTCCATATTTTTCAGCAAGGTAAATAGCGGGTACTTGAAACATAACCGATTTGCCTGCACCGGTTGGAGAGGTCACGAAGATGTCGCGATAGCTCTCTCCCTGATGCGCTAATGTAGCCTGCTGCACGATGCTGTCAATGACCTGACTTTGAGGAATAAAGACCGTTTCCTTCTTAAATTCAGGATCATGAATATCTTTGTACATTCGTAAGTCGCGGAAACTCGTATAATTCCAGTACTTCTCGAGTACGCGCAAATATTCTGTCTCATATAGCTGAGGTACAAGTGATGTCGTCTTGGTAGTAAGTACAAACGTAATATGAGGAAGTAGGCTTTGTAGAAGCTGAATTCGCGCGCGATAACGATGAATTGATACACTTAGATCTCCCGTGTAAGAGATCCGAACTTCTTGTTGCTCGGTTGCTGTATTCGATAACACTCGTGCTATTAGTCCAACCAGTACATCTTCTTCTTCTACAAGCTCAAGTTCTGCTGTGTCGTCATTTGCCAACTTGCGCTCTGGAAGATCGAGGTCGGGAATTGAATAGTAATCAATCGCCGGTTCGGAATCAGCGTATACAATAAACCAGTTATTATCGATTTTCTTTAACGTTCCATAATATTTCTGAAAGATTTCAAAGTCCGGATCCTGCTCAGGCTCTTCTGTGGAATTCTCATCCTCGAAATAAGTGATAAACAACCTCTCCGCGGCAGGGATACTATATAAACAAGGAAAGGTGCGGTGATAAACATTGTTTTCATAGATCATGATGTTGAAGTAAAGGGACAGTACTTCTGTTCCTATGACTTGATATTCCTCATAGGTGCACCAAGCAGCCTGATTGATTTGGTGAAGCGATTGGAACATCTCCGGCAGAATCGATGCTTTAGCTTGATCGAGCTCATGAATTGAAATTGTAACTGAATACGGAATCAGCTTGCGCAAAGGCATCGTTTCGAAAAATGAAGCTGGAAACCCTTTGAATACAAAAAGCACCTTTTGGTTCGAATCCTGCATCATTCGCAAGAGATCTTGTTCGATTCTTTTATAATTGTTCATCCTGTCAACCTCCCATTGGTTCTGGCCAGTAGTAGTCATCGCGGTTTGCCCTTTTTCTCATTTTATTTGCTAATTTCTTCAATGCCTTGGCTTCTATCTGTCTGATTCTCTCTCGCGTTACTCCGAACTGTTCCCCTACTTTCTCGAGTGTTTTCGGTTTGCAATCACCAAAACCGAACCGTTCCAGAATAACCTCTTGTTCCCGTGGTTTGAGATGAGTGCTTATCAATTCATGAAGCAGCTTCTTCAAGTCGTGCTGCTCTGCCAAAAGTGCAGGATCAAAATAGATTTTACTGTACTCGCCCAATAACCGATGCGTCTCCAGACTTATAAATTGACTTAGTTCCGACTCTTGACCATCCTCCGAAATATTCTGTTCGGTGGACGTCATCCCTAACACCTGATGCTCAACGATCTTGGCTCGCTCGTATTGGGCTGCAGAAATGCCAAGTTGCATAATTATCGTCTGTTGGTCAGGGATGTTATTCTCCACTTCGTAAGCTTGTTCTTCCCGCCGGATCTTCTGAATCAGTTCAAACATATGTACCGGCACTCGAATCATTGTTCCCGTATCGACGATAGCCCGTATTATACGTTGCCGTATCCACCAAACAGCGTAAGTCGAGAATTGAACATCCTTGGTCACATCAAACTTTCTAATAGCGTCCATTAGCCCTATTGTACCTTCTGATACTAGGTCATCATAGGAATGTTGGTGATTGGAATATCTTAAATACTTCGAGGCCAACTTAT is part of the Paenibacillus algicola genome and harbors:
- a CDS encoding DEAD/DEAH box helicase, which produces MNNYKRIEQDLLRMMQDSNQKVLFVFKGFPASFFETMPLRKLIPYSVTISIHELDQAKASILPEMFQSLHQINQAAWCTYEEYQVIGTEVLSLYFNIMIYENNVYHRTFPCLYSIPAAERLFITYFEDENSTEEPEQDPDFEIFQKYYGTLKKIDNNWFIVYADSEPAIDYYSIPDLDLPERKLANDDTAELELVEEEDVLVGLIARVLSNTATEQQEVRISYTGDLSVSIHRYRARIQLLQSLLPHITFVLTTKTTSLVPQLYETEYLRVLEKYWNYTSFRDLRMYKDIHDPEFKKETVFIPQSQVIDSIVQQATLAHQGESYRDIFVTSPTGAGKSVMFQVPAIYLAEKYGLMTIVISPLIGLMTDQVQGLMDRNVHMSATINSEITPVEKMGIIERIRTREISILYISPETLLSRSDIAQLIGDREIGLFVIDEAHIVTTWGKAFRSDYWYLGSYLQRLRKKEMQFPIATFTATAIYGGVEDMYAETRDSLNLINPISYFGYVKRDDLEVRIKKSSQSKERFKEYLEDKFKVLVFRLEQYLAKDEKTLVYFPTVGLINQFHEFSKIFASERLRQHLTSYYGPLSKDLKNGNYKRFKEGESLVMLATKAFGMGIDLPDIVNVYHFAPTGNVCDYVQEIGRAARALERGYAYFDFLPKDFVHVNRLHGISTIRKQQLVQVMAKVVQLINENKHSSNVRHLLVNAEEFRYIFQQGAEASDEVDNKLKTALLIIEKDFKAKMGYSPIIARPRSVFAKEYFMIQKDQEQQILERYGRYFKKVAEGHKTVYGNIYTCDMKNLWESRFQSLSFPQFKYKFHSKDEDLGLPFLVNLLPVLQLQLVLKSVHRDQFTNELNHQLELIADIFGAYAKERSYFSISEFAAELKKKIKGDKYFCENLASILIHSADHYDRIMQKHSNFYQRFMKYSESKEKYSIQNSGYAGFLDWIKIEWRQILNQGQQINTEPSHVTMFLPKVSPEKVEKTFILLGILEALGNLIYRVNGGDNPEIFLRINSRMQIERSIQNPARYINYILENVKERHYLSVAMLTHLFENEVDNDRFWEYIENYFLGIIPDEVLAKTGNSRS
- a CDS encoding restriction endonuclease subunit S — protein: MNCTRQSIERHKTIEWEQEASAEELLQWMKEQVGERELGHFPGDRDLFRRLYHAGKELDLLEYALRTLQQDRITGTLMAHPGIMERFIEMCDQSQFSSILITETEKFLQGLYETKCYMGDLHITFLSENYMLCRLLKIYFELNPRITVIQGSIYQPLQMEERFDAILSIPTFGLKLQDEDEISIRESEGAAVSFLLPVLQERGRLSVTFPPRMMFQGGAIASWRQEMNIEAPVQSIYTLPDGLFRPFTSVRTYQVEFGKESPREVRIGRLIIRKHNLEIDREVMIHPDQFQLWDNWRIDLLLDEDQEKLRSFQEAAMPKEKLRNMADIFRGKAISKQELKTGKIRVLNISNMDDGEVKLEGLETIDEEERKVKRYEVLPGDLVMTCRGTVIKLAIFPDSEEMVIASANIIVLRFKSNLLAQFVRLFLESPTGMAFIQSFQRGTTVMNLNPSDVGEIEIPTLPEEKQHQLVAHYLDEKKRYKAVILEAHVRWEQAKQEVYQRIFKEELANGNSELGF
- a CDS encoding sigma-70 family RNA polymerase sigma factor; this encodes MGKSIREVQQVFERTFPDKQTIPFAEAKALLQSLSDEQLENEDVEMFLEIMGFQNILHNDQSKEANEEPSIDDILNMEWKPVSDPKVMDNSSIQSVYSRNTILLKGYHETRNNLEFEQLVVDNMKLVHKLASKYLRYSNHQHSYDDLVSEGTIGLMDAIRKFDVTKDVQFSTYAVWWIRQRIIRAIVDTGTMIRVPVHMFELIQKIRREEQAYEVENNIPDQQTIIMQLGISAAQYERAKIVEHQVLGMTSTEQNISEDGQESELSQFISLETHRLLGEYSKIYFDPALLAEQHDLKKLLHELISTHLKPREQEVILERFGFGDCKPKTLEKVGEQFGVTRERIRQIEAKALKKLANKMRKRANRDDYYWPEPMGG